In Nostoc piscinale CENA21, the genomic stretch GGCCTTGAGATTGTCAAAAATGGCCGGGTGATTCAAACAGACCGAGTTCTTAAATATGTAAGCGGATACTAAAAGTCAATATACTCAGGACTTACGCACCAAGATTGTCTATGAAGATTGGGTGTAAGGGTGTGTGGCGGAAGGGTTTTAGATACATACACCCCTACACCCTCGCCAAAACCCTTGATTTTTCGTTTTTATGCGTAAGTCCTAATGCTATTTCCTGGCGTAACAGCTTAGGATAGAGATCCCAGTCTCAACTCGTAAGTCTCTCCCTATGTCTGTTACGCCATCCATTTCTCAAGTTGACTCACCCGCCACGGAAAAATTAGCAATTCCTCCCTTACTCGGTGCTTCGGTTAGCGAGTTAACTGCTTGGGTACAGCAGCAGGGACAGCCGGCTTACCGGGGTAAACAGTTACATGATTGGATTTATCATCAGCAGGTGCGATCGCTCGCTGATATTTCCGTTTTTCCAAAACAATGGCGTACAGAAATTGCAGATATTCCCATTGGTCGTTCTACCATCCATTACCGCAAAGTTGCACCGGATGGTACAGTCAAATATCTACTGCAACTAGCTGATGGACAAATTATTGAAACTGTAGGTATTCCCGCCGATAAACGATTAACTGTCTGTGTTTCTACTCAGGTGGGTTGTCCGATGGCTTGTGATTTCTGTGCTACTGGTAAAGGTGGCTACAAACGCAACCTCGCCCGTCACGAAATCGTCGATCAGGTGTTAACTGTCCAAGCAGATTTTCAAGAACGAGTTAGCAATGTGGTGTTCATGGGTATGGGTGAACCGTTGCTAAATACAGATAATGTCTTAGCCGCCTTGACATCGTTAAATCAAGATGTGGGTATTGGACAACGGATGCTAACTGTTTCTACAGTGGGAATCCGCGATCGCATTCGTCAATTCGCCCAACATCATTTGCAAGTTACCCTAGCGGTGAGTCTCCACGCCCCTAACCAAGCCCTCAGAGAACAACTCATTCCCAGCGCCCGCCCCTATCCTCTAGAAGATTTATTGGCGGAATGTCGGGAATATGTAGCCCTTACAGGCCGCCGTGTGACTTTTGAATATATCTTGTTGGCTGGTGTCAACGATTTACCAGAACATGCCTTAGAACTAGCACAACATCTCCGGGGCTTCCAAAGCCATGTTAATTTGATTCCCTATAACCCAATTCAAGAAGTAGATTATCAACGCCCTAGCCGCGATCGCATCCAAGCTTTTGTTAACATTCTTCAACAACAAAAAATTGCTGTAAGTGTACGTTATTCTCGCGGTTTAGAAGCTGATGCTGCTTGTGGACAATTGAGAATGAACAAAAAGTAAATTGAAGTCTGAAGTATGAAAATTAATTTACTCATACTTCATCTTTTTGCCTTTTTACTTTTTATCTTTTACTTAATTGAATTCCAGGGGCGTAAGCTTCAATTACTTTACCAGTACGGGTGCAACTAATCATCAAGTAATCACAACTTGAGCATTGTGTCCTTGTTAATTCACTATCCAAAATATAATAACGCTCTGCTTTACTACCACAATTTGGGCAGTAAATATTGTGTACTGTCTGCATTTTTTAACCCCTGGAGATAACTAATTTTTTTGTTTTTGAACTGTTAGTCTTAACTTCGATGTTGGGTTTAACCAACCTAACAAATAGCCAGAAGATTTGCTGGTAATCTTAAGAAAAACTTTAGCTAATAAACCTTTACAATGCTTTTATTGATTATCTTAATCTGTAGGTGATTTTATCATCTCACTTTAGATATATAAATTCACTTAGAGCTAGTTTTTACTTAGAAATGAGATGATCCCTGTGATTAAAACTTTGAGAGAGCTTTATTTTACGTCATTTCAAATTTATTACATCGCTATTTATGTATTCAAAAGTCAATCACCAAGGATTACTGTATATTTGGTAACAAAATCCTAATTTTAAACATTGCTTAATTTTTATTAGAGGGTATAGATATTGCAGAATCCCCCAAATCCTACTACTCCTTGGTCTGATAGATAGAGCAGAAATTGAGAATGAAACTCTCATCACCTTAACTGAACCGTATTTTCTTATAATTGGGGGAAAGCTGATACCATGATGAATTGTGAGCAGTCTTCTAACTCAGCACTCAGCACTTTTCATTTCAAAGGTAGTTTAATACTAAAGGTAGAACCCTGTCCTTCGCCCAGACTGATAGCTTGGATTGTGCCACCGTGCAGTTCTATTAAATAACGAGCGATCGCTAAACCCAAGCCTAAACCGCCTTGTTTGTGAGTGCGATCATCTTGGCAGTAGCGTTCAAATACATAAGGTAAAAATTCTGGGCTAATTCCAATACCTGTATCAGTCACAGTAATTTCAACATAAGATTCTTGACGCAATAGTTTTACATCTATACTTCCGCCGTTTGGGGTGAATTTAATGGCGTTGGAGAGTAAATTACCTAAAACTTGCAGCAAGCGATCGCAATCCCCACTTATGGTTGATATGGACTGATCAATCACAGATTTTAGATCAATGTTCTTCTCTTGGGCAGTGGGGTAAGCAGTCTGAATAGCTTGACTGACAATTGAGCCTAAATGAACTTGTCTCAATTCTAGTTGTAACTTGCCTCGCAGAATTCGAGACATATTCAGCAAGTCTTCTAAAAGTTTTGCCTGAGATTGGGCATTGCGTTCAATTGTTTCGAGGGCGTGGTTGATATTTTCTGGACTCAACTTTCTAGTCCGCAGTAACTGTGTCCAACCTAAAATGGAATTCAAAGGCGATCGTAAATCATGGGATACCATTGCCACAAACTCATCTTTAGCACGGTTAGCCGCTTCCGCTTCTGCACGGGCGGCTTGTTCTAATTGCAACAATCGCTGACGTTCTGCTTCTACAAGTTTGCGTTGAGTGAGATCCAGCACAAAGCAAACACTATAACCTCTCTGATCTGTATCATCAATTCGCGCAATTCCAACCAGCACCGGCACACGCTGACCATCTTTGCGAAAATATTCCTTCTCAAAAGGAACACAAACACCAGAAGTCTGCAATTCTTCTACTTGTTGCTGATCAAGAGAGTGATATTCTGATGGAGTTAAAGCATCCCAACGCAGATTTCCGGCGATTAATTCTGCACGACTGTAGTCTAACAATTCTAAAAAAGCATCATTAGCTTCATAAATCAGACCACTAAAATCACCAAAATAAATGCCAATAACATTTGACTCAACAATTCTACGAAACTTGGTTTCACTTTTTTGCAATGCAACTTCATGATGTTTGCGAGCAGTAATATCATAAGCTGTACCGACAATTTGACGTGGCGAACCATCTTCATTTCTTGTGAATACCGTATCTCGACTGTAAAACCAACACCATTGGCCATTGGCATGACGCATCCGGTATTCAAATTCCAAAATTTCGTTATCTTGAATTGTGGCAACTTTTTGCAGATGTAAAAAGAATAAAGGCAAATCATCGGGATACATTATCTGTATCAAAAATTCCTTCCCCAAATCTTGAACTTGCTGGGAAGTATAACCAAGCAATCTATTAACTTGACCATTCAGATACAGATTGCGCTGTTCTAGCAAATCATAAACATACAAAATTCCTGGGGTTGTTTCCGCAATGCGTTCGATGAACTGCTGACTTTCGCGCAAGCGTGCTTCACTTTGCTGTAGTTCTTGACGCAACTTGACTTGTGCGACTGCTGAGTGAATGGTTGAATGCAAACGTCCTGCTGTTGTTTGTCCTTTGACTAAATAATCATGAACCCCACTTTTCATCGCTTGAACAGCAATGGCTTCATTACCATACCCAGTCAACATCACCACGGCTGGAACTGGCTTGGCTAGTTTTGACAATTCTGCCAAAAATTCTAGCCCATCCATATCTGGCAACAAAAAATCTAATAAAATGCAGTCTGTCGGGAATTGGCGATATACTTCTAAGGCTTTCTCTCCTGATGCGGATTCGAGAATATTGTAATTATATTCCTGGTCTTGCAGCAGATAGCGACGATAAGCCTCACGGTCTTCAGGGGAATCATCAATAATTAAAATGGTTAGCGGTT encodes the following:
- the rlmN gene encoding 23S rRNA (adenine(2503)-C(2))-methyltransferase RlmN encodes the protein MSVTPSISQVDSPATEKLAIPPLLGASVSELTAWVQQQGQPAYRGKQLHDWIYHQQVRSLADISVFPKQWRTEIADIPIGRSTIHYRKVAPDGTVKYLLQLADGQIIETVGIPADKRLTVCVSTQVGCPMACDFCATGKGGYKRNLARHEIVDQVLTVQADFQERVSNVVFMGMGEPLLNTDNVLAALTSLNQDVGIGQRMLTVSTVGIRDRIRQFAQHHLQVTLAVSLHAPNQALREQLIPSARPYPLEDLLAECREYVALTGRRVTFEYILLAGVNDLPEHALELAQHLRGFQSHVNLIPYNPIQEVDYQRPSRDRIQAFVNILQQQKIAVSVRYSRGLEADAACGQLRMNKK
- a CDS encoding ATP-binding protein — its product is MVQPLTILIIDDSPEDREAYRRYLLQDQEYNYNILESASGEKALEVYRQFPTDCILLDFLLPDMDGLEFLAELSKLAKPVPAVVMLTGYGNEAIAVQAMKSGVHDYLVKGQTTAGRLHSTIHSAVAQVKLRQELQQSEARLRESQQFIERIAETTPGILYVYDLLEQRNLYLNGQVNRLLGYTSQQVQDLGKEFLIQIMYPDDLPLFFLHLQKVATIQDNEILEFEYRMRHANGQWCWFYSRDTVFTRNEDGSPRQIVGTAYDITARKHHEVALQKSETKFRRIVESNVIGIYFGDFSGLIYEANDAFLELLDYSRAELIAGNLRWDALTPSEYHSLDQQQVEELQTSGVCVPFEKEYFRKDGQRVPVLVGIARIDDTDQRGYSVCFVLDLTQRKLVEAERQRLLQLEQAARAEAEAANRAKDEFVAMVSHDLRSPLNSILGWTQLLRTRKLSPENINHALETIERNAQSQAKLLEDLLNMSRILRGKLQLELRQVHLGSIVSQAIQTAYPTAQEKNIDLKSVIDQSISTISGDCDRLLQVLGNLLSNAIKFTPNGGSIDVKLLRQESYVEITVTDTGIGISPEFLPYVFERYCQDDRTHKQGGLGLGLAIARYLIELHGGTIQAISLGEGQGSTFSIKLPLK